From Fibrobacter sp. UWR4, the proteins below share one genomic window:
- a CDS encoding SpvB/TcaC N-terminal domain-containing protein gives MAEQQKGSESKDSQDKSWFLSGPVLSTGRGGGALRGTKGEFNCDAHTGSAKLSIPLPFTPDREGATPPVSLSYDSGNGNGAFGLGWNLGSPRIERSTSRRLPLYMDSEDSDVFTLSGADLVCVAEEKRGTTTVRHYRLQSESQFSRIEFRKESSGETSFCVFGSDGSQSTYGDSAESRIEDPQYPGHVFAYLISRSEDALGNVVRYRYCGDGANRHLLQVLYGNRVSRTTSTSPDDFHLGLLFAYAERDDVYVNRKPGFDVRCSLRCESVSMYHGFGSASLFSDGNKVRSLSFRYIAGCGGVSLLEKVVESGHRVLADGAPASESLPPMTFSYFPFALGREWSEFDRGSVSDIPGGFTSAEWVDLYGEGIAGLLMDCGGKWYFK, from the coding sequence ATGGCGGAACAGCAGAAAGGCAGCGAGTCGAAGGATAGTCAGGACAAGTCTTGGTTCCTGAGCGGTCCCGTGCTGAGCACGGGCCGTGGCGGCGGTGCGCTGCGCGGGACCAAGGGCGAGTTCAACTGCGACGCCCATACCGGCAGCGCTAAGCTTTCCATACCGTTGCCGTTCACACCCGACCGCGAAGGCGCGACCCCGCCCGTGTCGCTGTCGTACGATTCCGGGAATGGAAACGGGGCGTTCGGCCTTGGCTGGAATCTGGGCAGCCCGCGCATAGAGCGTTCCACTTCACGCAGGCTCCCGCTGTACATGGATTCCGAGGATTCGGACGTGTTTACGCTTTCCGGGGCCGACCTTGTCTGCGTCGCCGAGGAAAAACGCGGAACGACAACGGTACGCCATTACCGCCTGCAATCCGAATCGCAGTTCTCCCGCATCGAATTCAGGAAGGAATCAAGCGGTGAAACAAGCTTCTGCGTATTCGGTTCCGACGGGAGCCAGTCCACATATGGCGACTCCGCGGAATCGCGCATCGAAGACCCGCAATATCCCGGGCATGTGTTTGCCTACCTGATCAGTCGCAGCGAGGATGCGCTGGGCAACGTCGTGCGCTACCGCTACTGCGGGGACGGCGCGAACCGCCATCTGCTGCAGGTCCTCTACGGGAACAGGGTTTCCCGAACTACAAGCACGTCGCCAGACGATTTCCATCTAGGCCTCCTGTTTGCGTATGCAGAACGTGACGACGTCTATGTGAACCGCAAGCCCGGTTTCGACGTGCGCTGCTCGCTCCGGTGCGAATCCGTCTCGATGTATCACGGCTTCGGTTCTGCCTCGCTCTTTTCCGATGGGAACAAGGTCCGGTCGCTTTCTTTCCGGTACATAGCCGGATGCGGCGGGGTCTCGCTTCTGGAGAAGGTCGTCGAGAGCGGGCATCGTGTACTGGCCGACGGGGCTCCCGCTTCGGAAAGCCTGCCACCCATGACGTTCAGCTATTTCCCGTTCGCGCTCGGCAGGGAATGGAGCGAGTTCGACCGCGGCTCGGTAAGCGACATCCCCGGCGGCTTCACGTCCGCCGAATGGGTTGACCTCTACGGCGAGGGCATCGCCGGCCTGCTCATGGACTGCGGCGGCAAATGGTACTTTAAG